The following are encoded together in the Pseudoalteromonas ruthenica genome:
- the guaB gene encoding IMP dehydrogenase — protein sequence MLRIAKEALTFDDVLLVPGHSTVLPHTADLTTRLTRGIKLNLPLVSASMDTVTEARLAIALAQEGGLGFIHKNMTIAEQAANVRKVKTYEAGVVSQPVTVPADLTIADAQALAIEKGFSGFPVTDKDNNLQGIVTSRDMRFETQLSKPVSSVMTKKEDLVTVSENADRDQILGLMHEHRIEKILVVDDAFKLKGMITVKDYQKAMDKPNACKDEQGRLRVGAAVGVGAGTDERIAALVEAGVDVLLIDTSHGHSQGVIDRVKETRAAYPDLQIVAGNVATAEGAIALADAGVDAVKVGIGPGSICTTRIVTGCGVPQITAISDAVEGLKGRDIPVIADGGIRFSGDIAKALVAGASCVMVGSMLAGTEESPGEVELYQGRYYKSYRGMGSLGAMDQKEGSSDRYFQTSKEAEKLVPEGIEGRVAYKGPIGNIIHQQMGGLRSSMGLTGSASIEEMNTKPQFVRVTSAGMGESHVHDVQITKEAPNYRLG from the coding sequence ATGCTTAGGATCGCTAAAGAAGCTCTTACCTTTGACGACGTACTTTTAGTACCTGGTCATTCTACTGTTCTACCGCACACAGCGGACCTTACCACTCGCCTTACTCGCGGCATTAAGCTGAACCTCCCGCTTGTTTCTGCATCTATGGATACAGTGACTGAAGCGCGTTTAGCCATTGCTCTAGCGCAAGAAGGTGGACTGGGCTTTATTCACAAAAACATGACCATCGCCGAACAGGCGGCCAATGTACGTAAAGTAAAAACGTACGAGGCAGGGGTTGTGTCGCAACCTGTGACCGTACCAGCGGACCTGACTATCGCTGATGCACAAGCACTGGCGATTGAGAAAGGCTTCTCTGGTTTCCCGGTGACCGACAAAGACAATAACCTTCAGGGTATTGTTACCAGCCGTGATATGCGTTTTGAAACTCAGCTGAGTAAGCCTGTTTCTAGCGTGATGACCAAAAAAGAAGACCTTGTTACGGTAAGCGAAAATGCTGATCGTGACCAGATCCTCGGGCTGATGCACGAGCACCGCATTGAGAAAATCCTAGTTGTTGATGACGCTTTTAAACTGAAAGGCATGATCACAGTGAAGGATTACCAAAAAGCCATGGACAAACCAAACGCCTGTAAAGATGAGCAAGGTCGCTTACGCGTCGGTGCTGCGGTGGGTGTGGGTGCTGGTACTGACGAGCGCATCGCTGCACTGGTTGAAGCCGGTGTTGATGTGCTACTCATCGATACCTCACATGGCCACTCGCAAGGGGTTATTGACCGTGTCAAAGAAACGCGTGCAGCTTACCCAGATTTACAAATCGTTGCTGGTAACGTAGCGACAGCTGAAGGCGCTATTGCCCTTGCTGATGCTGGCGTGGATGCCGTGAAAGTGGGCATCGGCCCAGGCTCTATCTGTACTACGCGTATCGTGACTGGTTGTGGCGTACCCCAAATTACCGCTATTTCAGATGCTGTTGAGGGCCTTAAAGGACGTGATATTCCTGTTATTGCCGATGGGGGGATTCGCTTCTCAGGCGATATTGCTAAAGCGCTGGTTGCCGGTGCATCGTGCGTCATGGTGGGGTCAATGCTTGCCGGTACTGAAGAGTCGCCAGGCGAGGTTGAGCTGTATCAAGGACGCTACTATAAATCTTACCGTGGCATGGGCTCATTAGGTGCGATGGATCAAAAAGAAGGGTCGTCAGATCGCTATTTCCAAACTTCGAAAGAAGCCGAGAAATTGGTACCAGAAGGCATCGAAGGCCGCGTGGCTTACAAAGGCCCGATTGGCAATATTATCCACCAACAAATGGGGGGTCTGCGCAGCTCCATGGGCCTAACTGGCTCGGCCTCCATTGAAGAGATGAACACTAAGCCACAGTTTGTACGCGTTACCTCGGCCGGTATGGGCGAGTCGCACGTACACGATGTGCAAATTACTAAAGAAGCGCCCAACTACCGCCTAGGCTAG